The DNA sequence TTATCATTTATTGATTTTGCTCCCTGACTCCCTCCATAAACGAAAATGACTTTTCGATCATCTAATCCCCAAAATTTTTTTGCTTTTGCTTTATCCACTTTTTCCATTTTGCGGATTGGATTGCCGGTATAAATTAGACGAGAATTATCCAAATTTAAATATTCCTTTGCTTCCGGGTTTCCAAGAAAAATTATTTTGCTAGATTTTGCCAATTTTCTTGTACTGATGCCGGGGAAACTATTCTGCTCTTGCAAAAAAATCGGAATTCCAACTCCTTTCGCTCCAAGTCCGGCAGCTCCAGAAACAAATCCACCACATCCTATAAAAATATCGCATTCATTTTTTTTCAAAATACGTCTTGTTTGGAAAACACTCTTTAGCAAATAATAAGGAAATAGGAGATTCTTCGGTGTTAAAAATCTGTATAATTTTTTCACAGATATTGATTCAAATTCAAATCCTTTTTCAAGAATTATTTCCTTTTCCATTCCATCTTCCGAACCGATAAACGTAATGCTAACATCTTTTACCTGATGGATAAATTCTTCTGCAATAGCAATCGCAGGAAAAACGTGCCCACCTGTTCCACCGGCAGCAATAGCTACTTTAAGCATATTGAAACCTTGTCTTGGTAAAGTTTTTTCTTCCATTTTTACTTGCATTCAAAATTATTCCGATCGAAATAACATCCATTATGGTCGCTGATCCACCATAGCTGATAAAGGGTAGGCTCACACCTGTGGACGGAATCAAACTGGTAACTACGCTGATATTC is a window from the Candidatus Cloacimonadota bacterium genome containing:
- the murG gene encoding undecaprenyldiphospho-muramoylpentapeptide beta-N-acetylglucosaminyltransferase — its product is MQVKMEEKTLPRQGFNMLKVAIAAGGTGGHVFPAIAIAEEFIHQVKDVSITFIGSEDGMEKEIILEKGFEFESISVKKLYRFLTPKNLLFPYYLLKSVFQTRRILKKNECDIFIGCGGFVSGAAGLGAKGVGIPIFLQEQNSFPGISTRKLAKSSKIIFLGNPEAKEYLNLDNSRLIYTGNPIRKMEKVDKAKAKKFWGLDDRKVIFVYGGSQGAKSINDNVVKIIEDLLKKDLQIIFQTGKNKYQKIYEKIGQQKSVVIKSFIRQMDLAYSAADLVVCRAGAISLSEIAFYELPAILIPFPKSSGNHQVKNAESLKKQGAAELLLDKNLNPENLKNKIMDIILDEMKSKLMSKAIKKFAKPESAKEIVEIILQQRDIPFDKR